The window TTGTCCGGGCGCATGAAGTTGTAGGTCCCGACCTGCACGGCGTGAGCGCCGACCAAGATGAACTCCAGCACGTCCTCGGCGCTGACGATGCCTCCCATTCCGATGACCGGCACGTTCACGGCCTGCACGACCTGATGCACCATGCGCAGGGCCACGGGCTTGATGGCCGGGCCCGACAGGCCGCCGACCACGTTGGCCAGGCGGCTTTTGCGCGTGCGGATGTCCACGGCCATGCCCGAGAGAGTATTGATGAGGGACAACATGTCCGCGCCCGCGTCCACGGCCGCCCGGGCGATGACGCGCACGTCGGTCACGTTGGGGCTCAGTTTCACGATGACGGGCTTGGAGCCCGAGCGTTTCTTGACGGCTGCGACCACTTCGGCCGCCATGTGCGGATCCTGGCCGAACTGCACCCCGCCCTCGCGCACGTTGGGACAGGAGATGTTGACCTCCAGGGCCGCGATCTTGTCTTCATGCGCAAAGATGGCCGCCAGCTCGCCGAAGTCATCGGGCGTCTGGGCGTAAAGGTTTGCGATGAGGGTCGCGTCGGCCGGAATGAAAGGCAGCTTCTCGGTCAGGAACTTCTCCACGCCCACGTTCTGCAGGCCGATGGCGTTGAGCATGCCGCACGGTGTCTCGGCGATGCGCGGCATGGGGTTTCCGGTCCGCGGGTCCAGGGAGATGCCCTTGAGGCACAGCCCCCCGAGTTTTGAAAGGTTGCCGAAGCGCATGAACTCCAGGCCGTAGCCGAAAGTGCCCGAGGCGGTGATGACGGGATTTGCGAGAGTCAGAGACCCGAGTTTGACGGTCTGGTCCATGCTATGCCCCCAGTTCGATGTCGCGCACGTCGAAAACCGGTCCGTGCACGCAGCTTTGTACGTAGTCGCCCTGGGTCGTCTTGGCCACGCAGCCCAGACACGCACCCACCCCGCAGGCCATGCGATTCTCCAGGGACACCTGGCCGTCGGTGCCGTGTTCCAGGCAGTACTTGCGCACAACCTTGAGCATGGGCTCCGGCCCGCAGGCCAGGACCTGGCCCTTGCCGGCCAGCGCCCTGATGCGCTCGGACAGCACGGTTTCGAAGGCCGCGATGTCGGCAGGGGTCTTCTGCTGCATGGCCTCGCTCGGGATGCTCGCTGCGATCTCGTCGTAGGGGTAGTGCCGCAGGTCCAGGCGGTGGCCGAAGAGCATGGAAAGGTTGTCCCTGCGCTCCCGGCGGGCGAGCATGACGAAGGGGGCGATGCCCACGCCTCCGGCCAGGATCAGGTTGGGCCGCGACTCGTCGATGCGGAACCATCTCCCCAGCGGCCCCCAGACCGTGACCTTCTGGCCCGGCGTAAGCTCGGCCAGCCGGCGCGTGCCGCGGCCCACGGTCTGGAACAGAATGCGCAGGCCGTCGTCGGACACGTCGCAGACCGAGAAGGGCCGCGGCCAGATGAGTTCCGCGCCCCACTGCGCAGGGCGGAGCATGACGAACTGGCCCGGACGGCAGGTCCAGCCCGGCGCGGAAAGGATGAGGTTGACCAGGCTCGGGTCGCTGCCGGGCCGGCAGGAGATGACCTCCAAATCCCGGCATGGCGTCTGGCTGTCGATCATATGGTGTTCCCGGACGTGTGTCCTATGCGTTGTCGGTTTTCGTGGTTTCCCCGGCCATGCGGGCCAGTTCCGTCTGGCGCTCGGCCGGGGTGAGGCTCGTGCAGAGGGTGTAGGTCGCGCCGTCGTGCACTTCCTTGCGGATGGCGAAATGTTCGTCGGCCAGACGGGCCAGCTGGGGCCAATGGGTGATGAGGATGACCTGCTGGCGCGTGGCCAGAAGGCGGATGCGCTCGGCGACCTTGATGAGCGTCCGGCCGCCGATCCCGGAGTCGACCTCGTCGAAGAGCAGGGCCGGCAAGCCTTCCCGGGAGCGCAGGCTGACCACGGCCAGCAGGAAGCGCGAAAGCTCGCCGCCCGAGGCGATGCGGTCCAGGGGCTGCGCGTCCAGGCCGGGGTTGGGCACCCACAGGAAGCGGGGCCGCAGCTCGTCGATGCCGGGGTGGACCGTCAGGGCGCGAAACTCCACCAGTACGCGCAGATGCTCGGAAAAACCCAGGTTCTTCAGCTCGTGTTCGAGATCCCTGGTCAGGTCCACGGCCGCGGCTTCGCGGGCGGCGTTGAGCGCTGCCGTGGCTTCGCGCAGGGCCGAGGCGGCCCGGGCCTCTTCCTTGTCCAGGCGCTTCAGCTCCAGCCCGCTCTCGTCCAGAAAGGACAGGTTCTCCTCGATCTCGGCCCCGAGGGCCACGATGGAATCGAGGGAGCGCTTCAGCTTGCGCTGCAGCTGCTGCAGCTCCCACAGGCGCTTCTCGACCTGTTCGGCGTCGTAGCCCTCACCGCGCGACGAACCCGAGGCGCGCAGGTCGCGCAGCATGTCGGCCAGTCCGTCGCGAAAGCGCCCCACCTCCCGCGCGTGCTCGCGCAGCCCCTCGTCGTCCTCCCCCAGGCCGGCCAGGGCCCGCTCCAAGGACGAAAGCATGTCCTGCAGCCCGTTCTCGCCCAAAAGGAGCCCCTGAGCCTCGCCGGCCAGGGTGCGGGTCCGCTCGGCACGCCGCGCGTCCTCGCGGCGCTGCAACAGCTCTTCCTCTTCGCCGGGCTGCGGGTCCACCTTGCGGATCTCGGCCAGCTGGAATTCCTGAAATTCGCGCCGCTCCATGAGCCCGGACATGCGCCGCTCCACCTCGGCCCGTCGGGCCAGGACGGCCTGCAGGGCCTCGCGGGCGGCCCGCTGCGCGGCCAGGACCTGCGGGTCGGCCAGGAACGCGTCGAGAACCTCCACATGGTGCTCGGCCGAAAGCAGCCGCTGCTGGCCGTGCTGGCTGGTGTGCATGAGTAGGCGCGGCCGGAGCTCGGCCAGACGCTCCTGGGAGCCCAGGTCGTCGTTGATGAACAGGCGGCTGCGGCCCGTACGGGCCAGTTCGCGGCGCAGAAAGAGCTCATCGCCGTCCAGGCGGAACACAGCCTCCACCAGGGCCTTGTCCCTGCCGGGCCGGACCAGGTCGGCCGAGATGCGCTCGCCGAGGATGAAATCCAGGGCGCGCAGGATGAAGGACTTGCCCGCGCCGGATTCGCCCGTGAGCACGTTCAGACCGGGGCAGAACTCCAGTTCCACGTCGTCGATGAGGGCCAGGTTGCGAATGCGCAGTGTCTCGAGCATATCCGCCTTGTCACGAAGGTGGGTTCGTTGCCGAAAAATCGCCCGCCAGCAGGGCGCGGATCCGTCCGGACGCGTCGCGGGCGGCCAGGATGCGCCCAAATCTCTCGCCTTGCCCCTGGCGCATGGCCTCGCCGTGCGCCACGAGCATCTCCTCAAGCCCCTGCCTGACGCGAAAGGCACGGCAGTCGGCCAGGCCCAGCTCGAGCCCGAGCCGCCAATCCCGGCGGTCGTGCAGGGAGAGGTACGAAAGGGCCTTGATGCGCAGCCCGTCCCAGCCGCTTTCGCAGGCCAGAATCCGGGCGATATCCCCGTACACGTGCAGGTCGTCGGCGGCGAAAGAACTGGCCAGGACCAGGCATTCCAGAGCCGACTGTGGCAGATGCGCGCCGGGGTCGAACACGAATCCCGGCCGGAAGGACCGCCCGATGCGTTGTAGCTCCCTGGCCCAGGCAAGGCAAATGGAAAGCGGCGTGTGCCCCGGGTCCGGGGCCGCGGGTGCGGCGTGGCGGATGTGACGCAGGAAGAAGAGGCGCGCCAGGACCGGATCGCCGGCCTTGAGCGCCCCCATGCTTCCCGCCAGATTGACATCCGGGAAGGCCGCGTACTGTCCGGTCTCGGCCACGGGCAGGGCCACGCGCATGAATTCGTCCCGGCCGGCCTCGGCACTCAGCCGCAGCATGGCGGCCAGGACCTCGTCCGTCACGGGCAACGCCCCCAGCCTCGCCGCCATGACGCCCGCGCCCATCGCCAGGCGCCCGGCCTCCCGGAGCTGGGACACGGTCAGCCACCAGGCCACGTCGGCTGACGGCCCGGTCACGGCGCACCGCGCAAGCCCGACGGCCGCGTCCAGCAGCGAGGCGGCCCGGTGCTCGGGGAGGTGCTCATGCTGCACCCGCTCCCAGGCGCGAAGCCCCATGCTCCTGGCCAGCAGGTCATCGCCCTGCAGGCGCCCCGCCCAGTCCGCGAGTTCGGCGCCGTCGCGGTACGCGGCCACTTCCTCGCCGGGTTCGAACAGATCCTCCAAGCCCGGGATGGCCGGGTTGAGGACCGCGCACCCGCATGAGGCCGCCTCGAACAATCGAAAATTCACTTCGCCAAAAATGGACTCGTTGGGCACCAGGCGG is drawn from Desulfomicrobium escambiense DSM 10707 and contains these coding sequences:
- a CDS encoding glycosyltransferase; the protein is MNIACVHLGLGRALSELGHTVLDLRPPAGVVHIAPLLGDFVPDLFIQQETLGPRTLIADLPSLGCPKIFWSIDTHLNSFWHQYYARLFDLFCSTQKHWLPWFARHGVTSTLWLPWHGEVRRRAPWKGRRPGMAFVGRLTAERPVRTWFVELLQELGEVRVRQDLGFAAMLDMYDETRLVPNESIFGEVNFRLFEAASCGCAVLNPAIPGLEDLFEPGEEVAAYRDGAELADWAGRLQGDDLLARSMGLRAWERVQHEHLPEHRAASLLDAAVGLARCAVTGPSADVAWWLTVSQLREAGRLAMGAGVMAARLGALPVTDEVLAAMLRLSAEAGRDEFMRVALPVAETGQYAAFPDVNLAGSMGALKAGDPVLARLFFLRHIRHAAPAAPDPGHTPLSICLAWARELQRIGRSFRPGFVFDPGAHLPQSALECLVLASSFAADDLHVYGDIARILACESGWDGLRIKALSYLSLHDRRDWRLGLELGLADCRAFRVRQGLEEMLVAHGEAMRQGQGERFGRILAARDASGRIRALLAGDFSATNPPS
- a CDS encoding dihydroorotate dehydrogenase, whose translation is MDQTVKLGSLTLANPVITASGTFGYGLEFMRFGNLSKLGGLCLKGISLDPRTGNPMPRIAETPCGMLNAIGLQNVGVEKFLTEKLPFIPADATLIANLYAQTPDDFGELAAIFAHEDKIAALEVNISCPNVREGGVQFGQDPHMAAEVVAAVKKRSGSKPVIVKLSPNVTDVRVIARAAVDAGADMLSLINTLSGMAVDIRTRKSRLANVVGGLSGPAIKPVALRMVHQVVQAVNVPVIGMGGIVSAEDVLEFILVGAHAVQVGTYNFMRPDNAFRLVDEVAALAESLGIGSWDEYRGTLKV
- a CDS encoding DNA repair protein RecN, producing MLETLRIRNLALIDDVELEFCPGLNVLTGESGAGKSFILRALDFILGERISADLVRPGRDKALVEAVFRLDGDELFLRRELARTGRSRLFINDDLGSQERLAELRPRLLMHTSQHGQQRLLSAEHHVEVLDAFLADPQVLAAQRAAREALQAVLARRAEVERRMSGLMERREFQEFQLAEIRKVDPQPGEEEELLQRREDARRAERTRTLAGEAQGLLLGENGLQDMLSSLERALAGLGEDDEGLREHAREVGRFRDGLADMLRDLRASGSSRGEGYDAEQVEKRLWELQQLQRKLKRSLDSIVALGAEIEENLSFLDESGLELKRLDKEEARAASALREATAALNAAREAAAVDLTRDLEHELKNLGFSEHLRVLVEFRALTVHPGIDELRPRFLWVPNPGLDAQPLDRIASGGELSRFLLAVVSLRSREGLPALLFDEVDSGIGGRTLIKVAERIRLLATRQQVILITHWPQLARLADEHFAIRKEVHDGATYTLCTSLTPAERQTELARMAGETTKTDNA